TTACCTGAAAACGGAATGAAGGTGGTTGTAAAAGGGGATGTCTCTGTCTATGAACCAAGTGGTCAATATCAAATGTATATTAAAGAGATGCAGCCAGATGGAATTGGGGAATTATTTTTAGCGTACGAGCAGTTAAGAAAAAGACTTGAAGCTGAAGGCTTATTCTCTATAGAGCAAAAAACGCCAATTCCGAGTTATCCGAAAACGGTAGGGGTTATAACATCACCAACAGGGGCAGCAATAAGGGATATTATCACCACTATTAAAAGGCGTTATCCGATTGCGAATATCCTTGTTTTACCAGCGCTTGTACAAGGCGAAAATGCTGCAGCATCGATTGCGCGAGCTATTGATAAAGCAAACAAGATGAATGAGATAGATGTACTTATTGTTGGACGCGGAGGCGGCTCAATCGAAGAATTATGGGCTTTCAATGAGGAAATAGTAGCTAGAGCCATTAATAAATCAGCTATTCCTATTATTTCTGCCGTCGGACATGAAACAGATTTTACGATTGCAGATTTTGTTGCGGACATGCGTGCTCCTACCCCAACTGCAGCAGCCGAACTGGCTGTTCCTCATATCGATGAATTAATGGAAAGACTGCTCCAACGGAAAACCAGGATGCTTCAATCTATGAACGGCAGATATCGATATGAAAAACAACGGTTAGAGCGTGCACAAAAGTCCTATGCATTTCGTTACCCACAGCGCCTTTATGAACAAAAGCTAGAACAGGTAGATAAATTAACAGAATCACTTGTGCGTGGTGCTGCTAGATTAACTGATTTAAAAAAGTCTAAGCACCAAACGATACATAACCGACTCGTTCGTAACCATCCAAAAGTAGCATTACGAGATGCGGAGGTTAGATTTGAGCGTTCAAAAAAAGACATTCAACGTGCGATGGGACAAATCTTTTTGAAGAAACAAACAGAATTCGAAAGAATCCTCGCAACACTTCAAGCCTTGAGCCCGTTAAAAATAATGGAACGAGGATTCAGTCTCGTCTATTCTGAAGACAATGTATTAATAAAAAGTGTTAAACAAGTAAAAGAGAACGAACCACTTCAAATTCAATTAACAGATGGCAGCCTTCTCTGTAATGTACAGAACATAAAGGAGAGCGAAAACCGTGAGTAATGAACAAAAGATTTCCTTTGAGGAAGCAATGAATAAGCTGGAACAAATCGTGGATAAGCTTGAAGAAGGGGATGTCCCACTCGAAGCCGCCATTGCCTTTTATAAAGAGGGTATGGAGCTGTCAAAGCTTTGTCATGATAAGTTAAAAAGTGTTGAAGAACAATTAACACAGATTATTACGGAGGACGGACGAAAACAAAACTTTACGATTGAAGAGGAGGAATAGGCTTTGACTACTAAAGTTCTAGATGCTTTTGCACAAGAACATAAACAACTGCTTGAATCAGAGCTTCGAACCTTGGTGGAAAAGCTGAATGCACCTTCTATTATTAAAGAAGCTATGTATTATTCTCTTGAAGCAGGCGGAAAGAGAATCCGTCCTCTACTAGTATTTGCCACGCTCTCTGCTTTTGAGAAAGATCCCAAAATCGGTCTAATGGCGGCAGCTGCCATTGAAATGATTCATACCTATTCGTTAATCCATGATGATTTGCCAAGTATGGACAATGACGACCTCAGAAGAGGCAAGCCTACGAATCATAAGGTGTTCGGGGAGGCAGTCGCCATTTTAGCGGGAGATGCATTATTGACCTACAGTTTTCAAGTCATTGGCCAAACTCCTAATGAATTTGCTTCTTGTGAAACCAAACTCCAATTGGTTATGGAGATGGCTAAAGCTGCTGGGAGTGAAGGTATGGTGGGAGGTCAAGTGGCGGATATGGAAGGAGAGGGAAAAACTCTCACCATTGAAGAACTAGAGTATATCCATATACATAAAACAGGGAAGTTATTAAAATTTAGCGTCATAGCAGGTGCACTGCTAGGTGGAGCCAATCAAACTCAACTAGAAAGCCTGTCAGCATTTGCCCATCATTTAGGACTTGCTTTTCAAATACAAGACGACATTCTCGACTTAGAAGGAAATCAGGAGTTATTAGGTAAACCTGTTGGAAGTGATTCCTCTAACGAGAAAAGCACCTATCCACAATTATTGTCCATGGAGGGTGCCAAAAAAGCATTAAGACAGCATTTGGACTTGTCAAAACAACACTTAGAAAAGACAGGTCTTAACATTCAGTTACTCAAAGAAATTGCTGATCTTATAGCATCAAGAGACCACTAAATAACTGGTATTTGAACAACAACGTAATTGTGTTATAATTGTTGTCAATGTAGAGAACGTTGTCAATGCCGTTACCACTTTTTTGTGATAGCGGCTATTTTTTACTAGGTGAATCGATAGAAAAAGTATGAAAGTGAGTGGTCCAAAAATGGATCTATTATCAATAAAAGACCCTTCCTTTTTAAAAGGGATGTCAAATCAAGAATTGGAGGTTTTGAGTCAAGAGATACGACAATTCTTGATTGAGAAACTGTCTGTTACTGGAGGCCATATTGGACCGAATTTAGGTGTAGTTGAATTAACCATTGCCTTACATAAATGTTTTGACAGCCCCAAAGATAAATTTATTTGGGATGTAGGACATCAATCCTATGTTCATAAAATTCTTACTGGCAGGGCTTGTGAATTTGATACATTGCGTCAATTTAAAG
This genomic stretch from Neobacillus niacini harbors:
- a CDS encoding exodeoxyribonuclease VII small subunit, translated to MSNEQKISFEEAMNKLEQIVDKLEEGDVPLEAAIAFYKEGMELSKLCHDKLKSVEEQLTQIITEDGRKQNFTIEEEE
- a CDS encoding polyprenyl synthetase family protein produces the protein MTTKVLDAFAQEHKQLLESELRTLVEKLNAPSIIKEAMYYSLEAGGKRIRPLLVFATLSAFEKDPKIGLMAAAAIEMIHTYSLIHDDLPSMDNDDLRRGKPTNHKVFGEAVAILAGDALLTYSFQVIGQTPNEFASCETKLQLVMEMAKAAGSEGMVGGQVADMEGEGKTLTIEELEYIHIHKTGKLLKFSVIAGALLGGANQTQLESLSAFAHHLGLAFQIQDDILDLEGNQELLGKPVGSDSSNEKSTYPQLLSMEGAKKALRQHLDLSKQHLEKTGLNIQLLKEIADLIASRDH
- the xseA gene encoding exodeoxyribonuclease VII large subunit: MQEKKYLSVLALTKYIKRKFDADPHLQDVHVRGEISNFKQHSSGHMYFTLKDEKARILAVMFSSQSRTMKFLPENGMKVVVKGDVSVYEPSGQYQMYIKEMQPDGIGELFLAYEQLRKRLEAEGLFSIEQKTPIPSYPKTVGVITSPTGAAIRDIITTIKRRYPIANILVLPALVQGENAAASIARAIDKANKMNEIDVLIVGRGGGSIEELWAFNEEIVARAINKSAIPIISAVGHETDFTIADFVADMRAPTPTAAAELAVPHIDELMERLLQRKTRMLQSMNGRYRYEKQRLERAQKSYAFRYPQRLYEQKLEQVDKLTESLVRGAARLTDLKKSKHQTIHNRLVRNHPKVALRDAEVRFERSKKDIQRAMGQIFLKKQTEFERILATLQALSPLKIMERGFSLVYSEDNVLIKSVKQVKENEPLQIQLTDGSLLCNVQNIKESENRE